CGCGATCTCAGCCAGATGATCCGGCAGGGATTGTTCCGCGAAGATCTCTATTATCGTCTCAATGTCGTGCCGATCCGGTTGCCGCCGCTGCGCGAGCGATTGGATGACGTTCCCGATCTGGCGCAACATTTCCTGCGCCTGGCGCAGCGGGACGGAGAAGCGCCCAAGACCATCGCGCCCGATGCCCTGCGGCTGATGCAGGCCTATGCCTGGCCCGGCAATATTCGTGAACTGGAAAATCTCGTCCGCCGCCTGTCGGCGCTCCATGCCGACGAGCAGATTTCCCTTGAGATCGTGCAGAACGAACTCCATGTCGGCGACCGTCCGGCGGCGACCGGCCTTCCCATGGACATCGCCATGGCCGTCGAGACCCATATAAGCCAGATGCTGCGGGAATATGAACCCGACCTGCCGCCGCCCGGCCTCTATCAGCGGGTCATCGACAAGGTGGAGGGCCCGCTGATCGCCATGGCGCTCAATGCCTGCGGCGGCAACCAGATCAAGGCCGCCGATCTGCTCGGCCTCAATCGCAACACGCTGCGCAAGAAGATACGCATGCACAATATCGAGATCGTCAAGCACAGCCGCCGCAATTGAGACCGAGCAAGGCAAAGCAAGGCTGTCACGCCTCACCCGACGTCATTCCCGCGAAAGCGGGAATCTCCGGTACCAAACCGAGGCCCCCGCTTTCGCGGGGGTGACTGTCCGAGCAGGACGCGCCATCACCCTATCCGGTAAAACTGCGCACCAGCGAGCCGGCCACCAGATACCAGCCATCGACCAGCACGAAGAAGATCAGCTTAAACGGCAGCGAGATGACCACCGGCGGCAGCATCATCATGCCCATGCTCATAAGCACCGAGGCCACCACCATGTCGATGATGACGAAGGGCAGGAACAGCAGGAAGCCGATTTCGAAGGCCCGGCGCAACTCGGAGATCATGAAGGCGGGGATCAGCAATTGCAGCGGAATGGCTTCCGGTTGATCCGGCGGCTGCGCCTCGGTCAGGTCGTAGAACAGCGCCAAATCCTTGTCGCGCACATTGCTGCGCATGAATTCGTGGACCGGAACCACGCCGGCCTCGAAGGCTTCGGCAAATTCGATCTCACCGGCCATCAGCGGCGCAATGCCCTGATCGTAGCTTTGCTGCAAGACCGGCTGCATGATGAACAGCGTCAGGAACAGCGCCAGCGAGATCATCACCGAATTGGGCGGGGCCGTTTGCAGACCGATCGCGGTGCGCAGCAGCGACAGCACCACGACGATGCGGGTGAAGCTGGTCACCATCACCAGGATTGACGGCGCCAGCGACAGCAGCGTGATCAGCCCGATCAGCTGGATCGCCCGCTCGGTCAGCGTCGTGTCGTCGCCGAAATCGATGGAAAGGTCCTGCGCCTGGACCGGCGCGGTGAGGGCCAGCAGCAGCCCTCCACCCACGAGCAATGGCAGCCAGCGCAACCAGCCCCGGCGTGCCGGATCAGCCCTGTTTGGCTTCGTCTCTGCCGTCGTGTTCAAGCGCCGCGCCTTCGGTGATCTCGCCACTACGGGTTTCATTAGCTGAGTCGGGCCCGCTTACGGCCGAAATGTCCGGGTTTTGCCCGGTTTCGGCGCCTTCCTGCCCCTCCGTCTGGCGCATCAGGCCCGTCCGCCGCAACGATACCCGCGTCTTGCGGTCGCCGGCATGGCCCGCTTTCTGCAAATGCTCCAGCAAGGTGTCCGGCTCGCCCTTGGGCACCGCTGCGGCAGGCCGGACCGTTTCCACCACCGGAACGGGCGCGGGAGCCGGGCCGGGCGTCGGGCGCCGCATCGGGGGTTGCGGCAATGGCCGCCGTGCTGGCTGCGCCACCGGCGCTTCCTCCACCGCGATGCCGGTTTCCACCACCAGGTCCTGCGGCCCGCCGGTCAGGATGACATGCTCGACATTGTCGCGCCGCACGATCATCAATTGCCGCTTCTGGTCCAGCGCCAGCGTCTCCACCACGCCCAGGCGCCGGCTGCGGCCGCGCACGCCATTGCTGGACACCTTGAACACGACCTTCATCAGCCACACCGCCAGCACGATCAGCACGATTACCGCGCCGAGCGCAAAGAGCATGGTCAGGATGGTATTGCCGCTGCCGCCGAACAGGCCGGTTATGAATTGCACGAATAAAACTCCCATTGCGTCCGCTCGCGAGCGCGCTGTCATATAGGCCGATAACGGCCATGGCCACCACCGCAATCGAATCTGGCCGGCACTTCCTGCCTAGTTAGCCGACAGGTTAGGCAAATTGCGAGGCCTGTCACGGTCAGCGTTAGCAGTCTGTTAACCAATACTTAACCATGGCTGGGCAGAATTTGCCCATCAGGACTCGTTTGGAGGCCGGCCCATGGGCCTTATGGATATGCCGGTTTTCTCGGCGCTGACCGACAAAATGCGCTGGCACCAGACCCGCCAGGGCCTGCTGGCGGAGAACGTCGCCAATGCCGAAACTCCCGGATACCGGGGCCGCGACCTCAAGCAATTCGACACCGATAACCGGCTCACGGCAATGAGTTCGGCCACGATTTCCACCGCCATCACCCAGCCGATGCACTTTTCGGCATCGTCTGGGGTAGCGGGCTTCGACGCTCAGCGCATGGCCAATTTCGAGATCACCCCCAAGGGCAACGGCGTCACCCTGGAAGAAGAAATGATGAAGGTCACGACCAATATGATGGACTATCAGGCCGCGACCTCCCTCTACCAGAAATCCATCCGCATCCTGCGCGTCGCGCTGGGCAAGAACGCATAAGGCTTTGATCTATGGACTTTAATTCGTCCCTCCGCATCGCCGCTACCGGATTGCAGGCCCAGACGGCCCGCATGCGCGTCATCGCGGAAAACATCGCCAATGCCGATTCCGCCGGCAAGGCTCCGGGCGACGAACCCTATCGCCGGCGCATCCCGACCTTCCAGGCCGTGCTCGACCACGAAGTGGGCGGCCGCGTCGTCGAGGTCGGGCGGCTGGCCTATGACATGAGCGATTTCACCTCGCGGTTCGAGCCCGGCCATCCGGCCGCCGACGCCAGCGGCTATGTGCAATATCCCAACGTCAACACGCTGATCGAAACCGTGGACATGCGCGAGGCCCAGCGCAGCTACGAGGCCAATCTCAACGTCGTCACCGTAACCCGCCAGATGCTCGGGCGCACGCTCGACATCCTGCGCGGCTGATTTTTCTTAAAGGGCGCCAGCCATGGCCATCAACACACCATTCAACGCCGCCGCTGCCGCCTATGGCAATGCCAGCCGCCTGATCAACCAGGCCGCCAAGCCGGCCACCGACCTCACGGCCAATGCCGCTGCCGGCGGCAATAATTTCGCCGACCTTCTGGCCCAGAACGTGCAGGGGATCATTGATCAGGGCAAGACCTCCGACCAGATGGCCATGGACATGATCAGCGGCAAGGCCAATGTCGTCGACATGGTCACGGCCCTGTCCGAAACCGAAATGGCCATCGAAAGCATGGTCACCATTCGTGACCGCGTCATTTCGGCCTATGAAGAAATCCTGCGAATGCCGATCTAGCACTGTCTCCGAGGCGCGGGGCAGATCGTGCTAGGCTGGACGCTGTGATTCCATTGGAACCCTCGCCATGACCGGCGCCGAAGTGCTCGACATCGCCACGCAGGGCATATGGACCCTGCTCATCGTCTCCCTGCCGATGATGCTCGTGGGTCTGACGGTCGGCGTGGTCATCGCCCTGTTTCAGGCGCTGACGCAGATTCAGGAAATGACCCTGGTCTTCGTGCCCAAGATCATCGCCATCTTCGTCACCATGCTGATCGCCCTGCCGTTTCTCGGCGCGACCATGGCCGCCTATATGGACCGGGTGATCGACATGATCATCGTGGGCTTCTGAGGTGACGGTCAGCCTCGACTGGCTCCCGGCCACTGCCTTTACCTACATCATTCTCTTTGCGCGCATCGGCGCCGTGATGATGCTGATGCCGGCTCTGGGCGAACAGATGATCCCCATGCGGCTGCGCCTGAGCTTCGCCCTGGCCTTCACGCTCGTGGTCTTTCCGCTTCTGAGCGGGGTCATCCCCGCCATGCCCGCCGATCTTGGCGGCATGGTAGCGATCCTGGGCCACGAACTGGCGGTCGGATTGATGATCGGCGCCATCGTCCGCATCACCGTCATGGCGACGCAGGTGGCGGGAGCTATCGTCGCGTTCCAGACCGGGCTGTCCGGCGCCCTGACCGCCGACCCGACCATGAGCGGCATGCAGGGCGCGGTCTTTGCCAGCTTCCTGTCCTTTCTCGGCATCACGCTGATCTTCGCCACCGATCTGCATCATGTGGCGCTGGCGGCGATCTATGACAGCTACATGGTGTTCTCGCCGGCCGATCCGCTGATGGTCGAGGATGCGATGCAATTGGCCATCCGTACCGTGGCCGGCGCTTTTTCTGTCGGCGTGCAAATGGCGGCGCCGTTCATCGTCTTTGGCCTGGTTTTCAACCTCGGCGCCGGCATCCTGGCGCGGCTGATGCCGCAATTGCAGGTCTATTTCATCCTCATGCCGGCCAATATTATTGTCGGTCTGCTGCTTTTCGCCGTTCTTCTGTCGATGATGATGGGCTGGTATCTCACCGCATTCGAGAACCACCTGGCGATGTGGAGGGGCTAGACCATGTCGACTGAAGCCCCCGAAAAGGACTCCAAAACAGAAGACCCTTCCCAAAAGAAGCTCGAAGACGCCCACAAGAAAGGCGATGTCGCCAAGAGTCAGGAAGTGACCACCTGGTTCATGCTGCTGGGATCGGCCATAATCTTCACGATGATGGCGCCCTGGGTCGGATCCAATCTCACCGGTTCGCTCGGCCTCATCATCATGAATGCCGATCAGTTCGACGTGACCGGCGCCGGCTTCTCGCAATTCTTCAACGGCCTGGCGCTCGTCATGCTGCTGGTCGTCTTCGCGCCGCTTTCAGTGCTCTATGTCTGCGGCATCCTGGCCAATCTGATCCAGCACCGGCCGGTCTGGTCGGCGGAGCCGATCACCCCCAAATTATCCAAAATCTCGCCGCTCTCCGGCGCCAAGCGCCTGTTCTCCACCGAGGCGCTGGTCAATTTCGGCAAGGGCCTGTTCAAGATCGCCGTGGTGGGCACGGTGGTGATCGTCGTCTGCTGGCCCGAACGGGACCGGCTCGACACGATGATGACCGCCGATCCGCTGCTGATCCTGTTCAATTTTCAGGAGATCGGCATCAAGGTCTTCGCGGCGACGCTGGCCATCGTCACCGCCATTGCCGCCGCCGACTATTTCTACGTTCGTCAGAAATGGTGGAAGCGGCAGATGATGACGGTCCAGGAAACCCGCGACGAATACAAGCAGATGGAAGGCGATCCGCACGTCAAGGGCCGCATCCGCCAATTGCGCCAGGAGCGCGCCCGCAAGCGCATGATGGCGGCCGTCCCCGACGCCACGGTGGTCATTACCAACCCGACCCACTTTGCCGTGGCGCTCAAATACGACAAGGCCATGGCCGCACCGAAATGCGTCGCCAAAGGCGCCGATGCGATCGCCCTGCGCATCCGTGAACTGGCCAATGAGCATGACGTGCCCATCGTCGAGAACCCGCCTTTGGCCCGCGCCCTCTTTGCCTCCGTCGAGGTGGATGACGTTATCCCGGCCGAACACTTCAAAGCGGTCGCCGAAGTGATCGGCTTCGTTATGCGATTGCAGCAGGGCAAGAGCGGCTGGCGAGCCGACAATTAGTGGGCAAAGTCCCGCATCGGAGTGGGACGCGAGCTGGTGTCACATTTTGGCAACAATTGTCTTGAAGGGTCTGGCGAATTGAGTCAGGCTTCGCCCTCCATCGAAAATGCGCCCCGTTCGGGGCTGCCGATGGCGGGATTTAGGTGCTGGGTCGGCACATGGCTGAGCGGAGGTTGTTAGGGGTTCATGGCCGATCTGGTCTCAGCCACGGATAAACAGGCGATTGCTCGCCCGGCTGAGGCGCGGCCGTGGCGCCGGCCGTTCATGGGCATGCAACAGGACCGTGCGCTGCGCGTACTCGGCTTCGGGGTGGTGTTCGCCTCGGTGCTGATGTCGACGATGTCGTTCCTGATCCTGTCCGACACCACGGGAATAGAGCCGTCGCCCGGCGTATGGACGATCATCTGGATCGTTACCGGCATATTGGTGCTATTGGTGATCGCGCTGGTCGTGACCGAGGCCGTGCTATTGCTGCAGGCGCGTATGCGCCGCGCGCCCGGATCGGGATTGCAGGTGCGCATGGTGACCATGTTCGCCTTCGTCGCCGCGGTTCCGGCGGCGCTGGTCGCCGTGGTTGCCACCATCGCCCTCAACCAGGGTCTCGATCAATGGTTCTCCGAACGCACCCGCGCCATGGTGGAAAGCTCACGGTTGGTCGCGCGTTCCTATATGCTCGAACACGCTCAGGTGCTGCGCGACGATATCATCTGGGTCGCCACCGAACTGGAACAGGCGCATAGCACCTTCGAAAATGATCCGGAACGCTTCGAGCGGATTCTGACCGCGCTGGCCGTGACGCGCTCATTGCCGTTCACCTCCCTGATCGACCGCAATGGCGGCACTTTCATCCGGGCGCAGATCAACGTTGCCGGCGCCTATCCGCGGCTGCCGGACGGCATCACCCAAGGCGTGGTGGAAGGCATTCCCACGGCCATTGCGCCGGGTACGACCAATCTGGTCGGCTCGGTCATCAAGCTGCGCGGCTATGACGAAACCTATCTGTTCGTGGCGCGTCCGGTTGATGCGGAAGTGCTTCAATATATGCGCCTAACCGACGAGAATATAACGGAATATCGGGAATATGCGTCCAATCGGCTCGTGTTCCAGATCACGTTCACCATCATGTATGTCGGCCTGGCCGTGGTGCTGCTTCTGGCGGCGCTCTGGATCGGGATCGCGCTGGCCAACCGCTTCGTGGATCCGATCCGTAATCTGATGATTGCCTCGCGAAGGGTCAGCTCCGGCGATCTCGACGTGCAGGTGCCGGTGCAGGAGGGCAGGGGCGATCTGCGCGATCTCTCCAACGGCTTCAATCGCATGATCCAGCAGCTCAAGACGCAGCGCGAGGAACTGCTCAAGGCCAATGAGGTGAATGAAAAACGCCGGCAATTCACCGAGGCGGTGGTGGAAGGCGTGTCGGCCGGCATTATTGGTCTCGACCCTTTTGGCGCCGTCACCCTGGTCAATGCCCGCGCCTGCGAAATGCTCGGCAAGACCGAAATCGAACTGATGGGCGAGCGCATGGAGGCCATTCTGCCCGAAATCGCGCCGACCATGGAAAAGGCCCGTTCGGCCCGGCGCGGACAGGTGCGCGACCAGATCCAACTCGGCAACGAAACCGATCGCCGCATCTATCAGGTGCAGCTGACGCGGGAAGGCTCGATCACCGAATCCAAGGGTTATGTGCTGACCTTCGATGACATCACCGATCTCGAATCGGCCCAGCGCACCAGCGCCTGGGCCGATGTGGCGCGCCGTATCGCCCATGAAATCAAAAATCCCCTGACCCCCATCCAGCTCTCCGCCGAGCGGCTGCGTCGCCGCTATGGCAATAAGCTCGAGGACGACAGGGAGGTCTTCGACAAGTGCATCAATACGATCGTCCGTCAGGTGGGCGATATCGGCCGCATGGTCGATGAATTCTCCGCCTTTGCCCGCATGCCGGAATCCGCGCCCGAAATGGCCGATCTCAGCGATACCGTCCGTCAGGCCGTGTTTCTGGAAAGCGTGCGCCTGCCCGAGGTCAATATCGTCACCTTGCTGCCCGATGACGCCATCCATGCCTGGTTCGACAACCGGCTGGTGTCGCAGGTCCTCACCAATCTCATCAAGAACGCGGTCGAGGCCTTCGAAGGCATTCCGCTGTCCGAAGAGTGGCAGCCCACCATTATCGTCGAAGCGCATATCGAGGATAATCATGCCCGCGTTGCGGTGTCCGATAACGGCAAGGGCTGGCCCGGCGACAATCGCCAGCGCCTGCTCGAGCCCTATATGACCACCCGGGAAAAGGGCACCGGGCTCGGCCTGGCCATCGTCGCCAGGATCATCGAGCAGCATGGCGGCATTGTCGAGTTGATCGACGCCGAACCCGATCCGCAGGGCCGGACCGGGGCCTGCGTAACCTTTACCCTTCCTTTGCATTCACCTGCGAAGGCCACCAGCGAAGACGAAGCCGCAGCGGCGGACATCACTTCATCCCAACAGGAGGAGCCGCCGCTTTCCGCGGTTGTTCAGAAGTAAATGGCTTTGGATATTTTGATTATAGACGACGAGGATGACATCCGCGATCTGATCGCCGGCATCCTGGAAGACGAAGGCTTCGAGGCGCGGCAGGCGCATGACGCCGATAGCGGCCTCAACGAAATTGCGCGCCGCCGGCCCAGCCTGGTGTTTCTGGACATCTGGATGCAAGGGTCGCGCCTCGACGGGCTGCAATTGCTCGATGTGTTCCAGACCCAGCATCCGGACATGCCCGTCGTGATGATCTCCGGTCACGGCAATGTCGAAACCGCCGTATCTGCGATCCGCCGCGGCGCCTACGACTATATCGAGAAGCCTTTCAAGATCGACCGGCTGCTGCACATCACCCAGCGGGCCATGGAAGCCACGCGCCTGCGCAGCGAGGTTGCCGAACTCAAGGAGCGCTCGGCGAGCAAAAGCGTGGACATGGTAGGCTCGTCTCCGGCCCTCCAGCAGGTGAAGGGCATAATCGAGAAATCGGCGCCCACCAATTCGCGCATCTTCATCTCCGGCCCCTCCGGCGCCGGCAAAGGCCTGGTGGCCCGCCTGATCCATCAGCGCAGCCCGCGCATCAACGCCCCCTTTGTCGAGATCAATGCCTCGCTTTACGCCCCTGACGAGGTGCCCGTCGTCCTGTTCGGCCGCGAGGCGCGGGAAAAGAATGGCCTTCTCAAAGTGGAGGTGGGGGCGCTGGAGCGCGCCCATGGCGGCACGCTCTACCTGTCGGAGGTGACCACGCTGCCGCAGCAAGTGCAGACCACGCTGTTGCGCACCTTGGTGGAAAACCGCTTCAATCGCGTCGGTGGCTCGCAGGCGGTGCCGATCGACGTCCGCATTATTTCGTCGAGTTCGCAGAATGTCGCCGCCCAGATCGAAACCGGCGAATTCCGCTCCGATCTGTTCCATCGTCTCTCCATCGTGCCCTTGCCATTGACGCCGCTGCGCGACCGCCGCGAAGACGTGCCGCCACTGGTTTCGGTCTTCATCGACCAGGTCTGTCGCATGCATAATCTTCAGCGCCTGACCATCGGCGGCGACGCCATGGCGGTCTTGCAGGCCCAGGAATGGCCGGGCAATGCGCGGCAATTGCGCAATTCCATCGAGCGCCTGCTCATCCTGATGAAGGACCAGCAGCCCGACGATGGAATCATCACCGCCACCATGCTGCCGTCCGATATCGGCGAGGTGCTGCCGACAGTGGGCGACGCCGATGCCTCGGCGCATCTCATGAGCCTGCCGCTCCGCGATGCGCGCGAAGTCTTCGAACGGCAATACCTGCTGGCGCAGATCGAACGATTTGGCGGCAATATCTCCAAGACCGCCGAATTCGTCGGCATGGAACGCAGCGCGCTGCACCGCAAGATCAAGTCGCTGGGGCTATAGCAAGGCAGAAAATGACTGGATGCCATGCATTTGCGGCGGGTAGGCAGGTACAAGCTTCTGTGCCATAATGGCCGACATATGATAAATCTGGACGTTAAGAACTGGGCGGCAGTTCTTCGAGTCCGGGCGCAAGCGATTGCGACGACAACAGCGACAATCAATGCCGCGGCAAAAGAGGCCACCAATGGCTAGCGAAAAGCAGCAAAACCTGCAGGATTCCTTCCTCAATCACGTCAGAAAGCAGAAGGTCCCGGTCACCATCTTTCTGGTCAACGGGGTCAAGCTGCAGGGCGTAATCACCTGGTTCGATAATTTCTGTCTGCTGCTGCGCCGAGACGCACAGTCGCAACTGGTCTATAAGCACGCCATTTCCACGATCATGCCGGGCGCGCCGATCCAGTTATTCGACCCCGAGCAAAGCACCGACAACGACTGACGGATTTACATGGGCGAATTTGACGAGGACGGGAACGCCATTGCCGGCGGCCCTCAGCCCTATATCGATCGGCAGGAAATGCCGACGCGGGCGGGCCTTGTCTGCCCCGATATACGCGGGAAAGCCGCTTATCACGACATAAATGCGCGGCAGGCCGAGTTCGAAGGGCTGGCCGGTGCCATCCGACTCGACATCGTTTTTTCCGAAGTGATGCGGGTGCGGGAAGTCCGGCCGGCCACATATCTGGGCGCCGGGCATGTGCAGACACTGGCGGAACGCGTCAAGGCCGACGACATAGAATTACTGCTTGTCGACGCGGCGCTTTCGCCGATCCAGCAGCGCAACCTCGAGCGTGAAACCGGCGCCAAGGTGCTCGACCGTACCGCGCTGATCCTCGAAATTTTTGGCGAGCGGGCGGCGACACGCGAAGGCGTATTGCAGGTCGAGCTCGCGCATCTCAATTACCAGAAAAGCCGCCTGGTGCGCTCCTGGACCCACCTTGAGCGCCAGCGTGGCAGTGGCGGCATGGGATTCATGGGCGGTCCGGGAGAAACCCAGATCGAAAGCGACCGCCGCCAGATCGGCGACCGTATCGCACTGCTCGAAGATCGGCTCGAAAAGGTAAAAAGGACCCGGACGCAGCAGCGCCGGCAGCGCACGCGCGCCCAGCTTCCGGTTATAGCCCTCGTCGGTTACACCAATGCTGGAAAATCGAGTATTTTCAACAGGTTGACCGGGGCAGGGGTGTTCGCCGAAAACCTGCTCTTCGCCACGCTCGACACCACGGTGCGCAAGATCGAATTGCCGCATGGCCGTGAGGTGATGCTGAGCGATACGGTGGGTTTCGTCGCCGATCTGCCGCATGATCTGGTCGCCGCTTTCCGGGCGACGCTCGAAGAGGTGACGGACGCGGATATCATCCTGCATGTCCGCGACATCGCCAATCCCGACCATGCGGCGCAGGCGCAAGACGTGCTGGCCGTGCTTGAGGAACTGGGGGTTTCCTCGGAAACCACGCCGATTATCGAGCTCTGGAATAAAATCGATCTGCTCGAAGCCGGCAACCTGGCATTGGCCACAGCGGCGCCCGCCGGCAAGGTGATCGCCGCCATGCCGGTTTCGGCGCATACGGGGCAGGGGCTCGATGCGCTGCTGCTCGAGATCGAAAAGACGCTGGGCGAGCAGGGGCGCACCTATCAGGTCCATGTCCCGCATGCCGCCGGCAGCGATATCGGCTGGCTCCACAGCCATGTCGAAGTGATTTCACGCGAGGAGCCCACGGAGCAGGGCTCCGATTTCGTGGTCCGTGTCGATCCGCGCCATCGCTCGGAATTCCTCGAACGCTTCAACGGACGGATTTCCGCGCCCGAGCTTTAGCCTTTATCGGCAGCCCGGACCTCGTTCCAATAGCTGTCGAGGCGGTCCAGCCCAGCCGCGTCCGGCGCGATCCCGTCCTCGCGGCAGCGCTTTTCGACATAGTGGAAGCGACGGGTGAACTTGCTGTTGGCATCGCGCAATGCCGCCTCGGGATCGATATTGGCCTTGCGCGCCAGATTGGCGACGGCAAACAGCAGATCGCCGATTTCCTCGCGTAAAGCCGCATGGTCACCCGACGCTTCGGCCTGCGCCACTTCCGCCAATTCCTCCGCTACCTTGGCGCGCACTGCCGCCATATCCGGCCAGTCGAACCCGACCTTGGCCGCGCGCTTGGTGAGCTTCTCGGCTCGAGCCAGGGCAGGGAGCACTTGTGGCACATCATCGAGCAGGGAGGGCTCGGCTTCGCCCTTGCGCTCGGCCTTGGCAGCGCGTTCCTTGGCCTTGATCGCCTCCCAGCGATTTTGCGCATCGTCCGCACCGTCGGCTACCACATCGCCGAATACGTGCGGATGGCGGCGAACCAGTTTTTCGGTGATGGCATAGACCACGTCGCCAATGTCGAAATGGCCGGCCTCCTTGGCCATTTGCGCGTGGTAGATCGGTTGCAGCAGCAGGTCGCCCAATTCCTCGCGAAGATCGGCAAAATCCTCGCGCTCGATCGCGTCGGCGACCTCATAGGCTTCCTCGATCGTATAATGCCGGATCGAGCGAAAGTCCTGCTCCAGGTCCCAGGCGCAACCGCCATCCGGGTTTCGAAGCGCCGCCATGATGTCGATGAGGCGAGAAATGTCGCGAGATGGCTGCATGGCGGAAATCCTGAGAATCGATTGAATCGCAGCTTAGCAAAGCTCGGGGGAGATGCCGAAGGCGGCTTTGCAGGGCGCCAATACGCATATCCTGTTTTCGCATAATATATATTATGGAACTTTTATCTGTTTGAAATCCAGAAATTGCAGGGCCTTCAGCTTATATCATCCAGTGCGGACCGTGGATAAGTTGGGATCTATCGGTTGAGAATGCGTCCGGTCAGTATGTCGATCTGCATGCCATCGAAGGCTGGCGTGACATTGTCTGGCGTCTCCTCCTCGAGCGTGGCGTAGTCGAGATCGATATGCATATCCGTCAGCACCGCCTGGCGCGGCTGGAAGCGCTCGATCAGTTCCAAGGTTTCCGGCAGGCTGAGATGGCTGGGATGTGGTGTCGGCCGCAGCGCGTCGATGATCCAGATATCGAGCCCGCTGATCGCCGTGTGCGCGCTGTCGGGAATGCCGGACAGATCGCAGCTATAGGCCAGATTGCGCACCCGGAAACCCAGCGAGTCGATGTCGCCATGCAATTGCCGGAAGGCCTGTATTTCCAGTGTTCCACCTGGACCGTCGACGGCGATCGTGTCGCCGGGTGCGATCTCATGGCCATTCAGGATCGGCGGATAATTGCCGCCCAGCGGCGTTGAAAAACAATAGCCGAAGGCTTCGCGCAGCCGCTCGCCGCATTCGCGGGTGAAATAAACGTCGACGCGCCGGCGATTATGCAAGGCCAGCACCCGCAGATCGTCGATGCCATGGGTATGGTCGGCATGCTCATGAGTGTAGAAAACGGCATCGACGCGATCGACATGTGCATCGAGCAATTGCTCGCGCAGATCGGCGCCGGTATCGATCAAAACCCTGGTGGGCTGGTCGTTTCCCTGGCGCCACGCCTCGATCAGCAACGAGCAGCGGCGGCGGCGATTGCGCGGTTCATGAGGATCGCAAATTCCCCAATCATTGCCGATCCGCGGCACTCCGCCAGATGAGCCGCAGCCCAGAATGGTGGCGATGATACGCTCCGGCGCGGCCATGCTCAGCTCACGCCGGTTTTGGCGAACAGCCGACCGAAATTCGCGGTCGTTTCGCGGCCCACCTGTTCGAGGCTAAGTCCCCGGATTTCCGCGACTTTTTCCGCGGTGTGACGCACGAAACTGGGTTCGTTGGACTGGCCGCGATGCGGTATCGGGGCGAGATATGGCGCATCGGTTTCGACGAGGTAGCGATCGGCAGGAACGATACGCGCAACCTCTTGTATTTCCTGCGCATTTTTGAAGGTGACGATGCCGGAAAACGAAATATAGCCGCCCAGGGCAAGGGCTCGCTGCGCCAATTCCATGCCGGCGGTGAAGCAATGCAGGACGAAGGGGAAGGCCCCCTGCCCGGCTTCTTCTTCGAGGATGGCGGCCATGTCTTCATCGGCTTGCCGGCTGTGGATAATCAGTGGAAGATTGGTGATCCGCGCAGCCGCGATATGGCGGCGAAGGCCGGTGGCCTGAGCGTCGCGG
This genomic stretch from Devosia sp. YIM 151766 harbors:
- a CDS encoding flagellar hook-basal body complex protein FliE, producing the protein MAINTPFNAAAAAYGNASRLINQAAKPATDLTANAAAGGNNFADLLAQNVQGIIDQGKTSDQMAMDMISGKANVVDMVTALSETEMAIESMVTIRDRVISAYEEILRMPI
- the fliP gene encoding flagellar type III secretion system pore protein FliP (The bacterial flagellar biogenesis protein FliP forms a type III secretion system (T3SS)-type pore required for flagellar assembly.), with the protein product MPLLVGGGLLLALTAPVQAQDLSIDFGDDTTLTERAIQLIGLITLLSLAPSILVMVTSFTRIVVVLSLLRTAIGLQTAPPNSVMISLALFLTLFIMQPVLQQSYDQGIAPLMAGEIEFAEAFEAGVVPVHEFMRSNVRDKDLALFYDLTEAQPPDQPEAIPLQLLIPAFMISELRRAFEIGFLLFLPFVIIDMVVASVLMSMGMMMLPPVVISLPFKLIFFVLVDGWYLVAGSLVRSFTG
- the flgC gene encoding flagellar basal body rod protein FlgC → MDFNSSLRIAATGLQAQTARMRVIAENIANADSAGKAPGDEPYRRRIPTFQAVLDHEVGGRVVEVGRLAYDMSDFTSRFEPGHPAADASGYVQYPNVNTLIETVDMREAQRSYEANLNVVTVTRQMLGRTLDILRG
- the flgB gene encoding flagellar basal body rod protein FlgB — protein: MGLMDMPVFSALTDKMRWHQTRQGLLAENVANAETPGYRGRDLKQFDTDNRLTAMSSATISTAITQPMHFSASSGVAGFDAQRMANFEITPKGNGVTLEEEMMKVTTNMMDYQAATSLYQKSIRILRVALGKNA
- the flhB gene encoding flagellar biosynthesis protein FlhB, which gives rise to MSTEAPEKDSKTEDPSQKKLEDAHKKGDVAKSQEVTTWFMLLGSAIIFTMMAPWVGSNLTGSLGLIIMNADQFDVTGAGFSQFFNGLALVMLLVVFAPLSVLYVCGILANLIQHRPVWSAEPITPKLSKISPLSGAKRLFSTEALVNFGKGLFKIAVVGTVVIVVCWPERDRLDTMMTADPLLILFNFQEIGIKVFAATLAIVTAIAAADYFYVRQKWWKRQMMTVQETRDEYKQMEGDPHVKGRIRQLRQERARKRMMAAVPDATVVITNPTHFAVALKYDKAMAAPKCVAKGADAIALRIRELANEHDVPIVENPPLARALFASVEVDDVIPAEHFKAVAEVIGFVMRLQQGKSGWRADN
- the fliQ gene encoding flagellar biosynthesis protein FliQ, yielding MTGAEVLDIATQGIWTLLIVSLPMMLVGLTVGVVIALFQALTQIQEMTLVFVPKIIAIFVTMLIALPFLGATMAAYMDRVIDMIIVGF
- a CDS encoding flagellar biosynthetic protein FliO translates to MQFITGLFGGSGNTILTMLFALGAVIVLIVLAVWLMKVVFKVSSNGVRGRSRRLGVVETLALDQKRQLMIVRRDNVEHVILTGGPQDLVVETGIAVEEAPVAQPARRPLPQPPMRRPTPGPAPAPVPVVETVRPAAAVPKGEPDTLLEHLQKAGHAGDRKTRVSLRRTGLMRQTEGQEGAETGQNPDISAVSGPDSANETRSGEITEGAALEHDGRDEAKQG
- the fliR gene encoding flagellar biosynthetic protein FliR, producing the protein MTVSLDWLPATAFTYIILFARIGAVMMLMPALGEQMIPMRLRLSFALAFTLVVFPLLSGVIPAMPADLGGMVAILGHELAVGLMIGAIVRITVMATQVAGAIVAFQTGLSGALTADPTMSGMQGAVFASFLSFLGITLIFATDLHHVALAAIYDSYMVFSPADPLMVEDAMQLAIRTVAGAFSVGVQMAAPFIVFGLVFNLGAGILARLMPQLQVYFILMPANIIVGLLLFAVLLSMMMGWYLTAFENHLAMWRG